In Panacibacter ginsenosidivorans, the following proteins share a genomic window:
- a CDS encoding NAD-dependent epimerase/dehydratase family protein, protein MNLHTILGAGGAVSSQLVPVLKANNESIRLVSRNPKPIEGAEIFAADITNYTQTLNAVKGSSVVYLLAGLQYDVRVWKVSWPKIMTNVINACKAAGSKLIFFDNVYMYGKVDGVMTEETPFNPCSKKGEIRAAIATQLLDEMRMGNIKALIARAADFYGPVGFKTSVPNMLVFENLKNSKKAQWLANAKVPHSFTYVPDAAKALYMLANDDTAFGQTWHVPTAGHPLTGEEFIKQAAEYMKVFNNYSTLPVWMMQLAGIFNRPIKESVEMIYQSQFPYIFNSTKFDKAFNFEPTSYQDGIRETAIWTMEQ, encoded by the coding sequence ATGAATCTTCATACCATACTTGGTGCAGGTGGTGCAGTAAGTAGTCAATTAGTTCCTGTATTAAAGGCCAATAACGAAAGCATAAGACTGGTTTCGAGAAATCCAAAACCGATAGAAGGTGCGGAAATTTTTGCAGCTGATATTACCAATTATACACAAACTCTAAATGCAGTAAAAGGATCATCTGTAGTGTATTTGCTGGCGGGCCTGCAATATGATGTGCGTGTATGGAAAGTAAGCTGGCCAAAGATCATGACGAATGTGATCAATGCATGTAAAGCAGCTGGAAGTAAATTAATTTTCTTTGACAACGTTTACATGTACGGTAAAGTGGATGGTGTAATGACAGAAGAAACACCATTTAATCCGTGCAGCAAAAAAGGAGAAATACGTGCAGCCATTGCAACGCAACTGCTTGATGAAATGCGTATGGGAAATATAAAAGCGTTGATTGCAAGAGCTGCAGATTTTTATGGGCCTGTAGGTTTTAAAACCAGTGTACCTAATATGCTGGTTTTTGAAAATTTAAAAAATAGTAAAAAGGCTCAATGGCTGGCCAATGCAAAAGTGCCACATTCGTTTACGTATGTACCTGATGCCGCAAAAGCTTTGTATATGCTGGCTAATGATGACACTGCATTTGGACAAACATGGCATGTGCCTACCGCAGGCCATCCATTAACCGGGGAAGAATTTATTAAACAGGCTGCAGAATATATGAAAGTGTTTAATAATTATTCTACCCTGCCTGTATGGATGATGCAACTGGCAGGTATATTTAACAGGCCCATTAAAGAATCTGTTGAAATGATTTACCAGAGCCAGTTTCCGTATATATTCAACTCAACAAAATTTGATAAGGCATTTAATTTTGAACCCACTTCTTATCAAGATGGAATAAGAGAAACAGCAATATGGACGATGGAGCAGTAA
- a CDS encoding ribonuclease H-like YkuK family protein, whose amino-acid sequence MRWRKFNGESINLPIKDAVEEAIKKEAEKGIHLKVCIGTDSQVKGAETEFATVIVFLREHSGGFMYIHNEKTRHKYNIKERMLVEVAKSIEVAYELCNLFIQYDVDMEVHADINTNPQFKSNDALREAMGYILGMGFAFKAKPEAFASSCCADKVCN is encoded by the coding sequence ATGCGTTGGAGAAAATTTAATGGCGAATCTATTAACCTGCCCATCAAAGATGCCGTAGAAGAAGCCATAAAAAAAGAAGCTGAAAAAGGCATTCATCTCAAAGTTTGCATTGGTACAGACAGCCAGGTAAAAGGCGCTGAAACAGAGTTTGCAACTGTAATTGTTTTTCTGCGCGAACACAGTGGGGGCTTCATGTACATTCACAACGAAAAGACCAGGCATAAGTATAACATTAAAGAGCGTATGCTGGTAGAAGTTGCGAAGAGCATTGAGGTTGCATATGAGCTATGCAACCTTTTTATTCAGTACGATGTAGATATGGAAGTGCACGCTGACATTAATACCAATCCGCAATTCAAAAGCAACGATGCCTTGCGTGAAGCCATGGGTTACATATTAGGAATGGGTTTTGCCTTTAAAGCCAAGCCTGAAGCCTTTGCCAGCAGTTGCTGCGCGGATAAGGTTTGTAATTAA